One Triticum dicoccoides isolate Atlit2015 ecotype Zavitan chromosome 5B, WEW_v2.0, whole genome shotgun sequence genomic window carries:
- the LOC119312283 gene encoding wall-associated receptor kinase 2-like isoform X1, with the protein MPSQSRLLPLPVQLLLILAGAAAMAGAELDEQLPITRPGCPDKCGNLSIPFPFGLMPGCFREGFQVACDHSVDPPRAFLADTDTNRIMVTDRDASAASDAAAYLGFNTSYFPVELVDMSADRSQARAYGPITSGCSTNSTQYRFQTQAMTLGNGITEGPFAVSRTLNVVGGVGWRVDVVMDGPTTPVCRTGTERELAVRNGSCAGQGCCEAALPREPEYGSVAPGLLVADENARWRSSPCSYAMVVEKSRYVFSTPDLYGDTLLMETLPVVLDFAIVGNASCPAKGQRPPPDYACASRNSYCVNATVGLSGYALSYVCKCSEHYAGNPYIADGCRDIDECKFPDLYYCSSKGVCKNRLGGYDCPCKPGMRGDGKLGQCVEKFPLVAKAIVGIIGGISVIVVMSFLVLLRKERRKTREFYEKNGGPTLERAKNIKIFKKEELVPILKESNLIGRGGFDVVYKGTLGKEQVAVKQPISGSLLENDQFANEVIIQSQVIHKNIVRLIGCCLEVGTPLLVYEFLSGGSLDDILHSKDKKPLNLDIRLSIAVESADGLAYMHSKTNTKIIHGDVKPANILLDDKFVPKISDFGISRLIAGDKEHTGRIIGDMSYMDPVYLQSGLLTEKSDVYSFGVVLLELISRKKATHSDNKNLVKSFLEARNNKSRITELFDNEIAAAEDLELLQNLAGMAVECLNLDVDQRPAMADIAHRLLILNKSRRS; encoded by the exons ATGCCCTCGCAATCCAGGCTGCTGCCACTGCCAGTCCAGCTTCTACTCATTCTTGCAGGCGCAGCAGCCATGGCCGGGGCTGAACTAGATGAGCAGCTGCCGATCACACGTCCGGGCTGCCCTGACAAGTGCGGCAACCTGAGCATCCCGTTCCCCTTTGGCCTGATGCCCGGCTGCTTCCGCGAGGGCTTCCAGGTCGCCTGCGACCACTCCGTCGACCCCCCTCGAGCGTTCCTCGCCGACACAGACACCAACCGCATCATGGTCACCGACCGCGACGCCTCGGCGGCCTCCGACGCCGCCGCCTATCTGGGGTTCAACACCTCGTATTTTCCGGTGGAGCTGGTGGACATGTCAGCCGATAGGAGCCAGGCGCGGGCGTACGGCCCCATCACGTCCGGCTGCAGCACCAACAGCACCCAGTACAGGTTCCAAACCCAGGCCATGACGCTCGGCAACGGCATCACGGAGGGGCCGTTCGCCGTGTCGCGGACGCTCAACGTCGTCGGCGGAGTGGGCTGGAGGGTCGACGTCGTCATGGACGGCCCGACCACGCCCGTCTGCCGCACTGGCACGGAGCGAGAGCTCGCGGTGAGGAACGGGTCGTGCGCGGGGCAGGGCTGCTGCGAGGCCGCCCTGCCCCGCGAGCCGGAGTACGGCAGCGTCGCGCCGGGGCTCCTGGTCGCGGACGAAAACGCCCGGTGGAGGTCCAGCCCGTGCTCCTACGCCATGGTGGTCGAGAAGTCGCGCTACGTCTTCTCCACGCCGGACTTGTACGGCGACACGCTGCTGATGGAGACGCTCCCCGTGGTGCTCGACTTCGCCATCGTCGGGAACGCCTCGTGCCCGGCGAAAGGCCAGCGGCCACCTCCGGACTACGCGTGCGCCAGCCGCAACAGCTACTGTGTCAACGCCACAGTTGGCCTCTCGGGGTATGCACTCAGCTACGTGTGCAAATGCTCGGAGCACTACGCGGGCAACCCGTACATCGCCGATGGATGCCGAG ACATCGATGAGTGCAAGTTCCCCGATCTATACTACTGCTCGAGCAAAGGCGTATGTAAGAACAGGCTGGGAGGATATGATTGTCCATGCAAGCCAGGAATGAGAGGCGATGGGAAATTAGGACAGTGTGTTGAGAAATTTCCCCTGGTAGCCAAGGCGATTGTGG GTATCATTGGTGGTATTTCTGTCATAGTAGTTATGTCATTTCTAGTTCTTCTCCGCAAAGAGAGAAGGAAGACCAGGGAGTTCTATGAAAAGAATGGTGGACCTACACTAGAAAGAGCAAAAaatattaaaattttcaaaaaggaGGAGCTCGTGCCAATTTTAAAGGAAAGCAATCTTATTGGACGAGGTGGCTTCGATGTAGTTTACAAGGGCACTCTTGGTAAAGAACAAGTTGCAGTGAAGCAACCGATTAGTGGTAGTCTGCTGGAAAATGACCAATTTGCAAATGAAGTCATCATCCAATCTCAAGTCATCCACAAGAATATTGTTAGGCTCATAGGTTGTTGCCTCGAGGTTGGTACCCCATTGCTAGTATACGAATTTCTCTCTGGTGGTAGCTTGGATGACATTCTTCACAGCAAAGACAAGAAGCCTCTAAACTTGGATATACGTTTAAGTATTGCTGTAGAATCAGCAGATGGTCTTGCTTACATGCATTCAAAAACAAACACCAAAATCATACACGGTGATGTTAAACCAGCAAATATACTTTTGGATGATAAGTTTGTCCCCAAGATCTCGGACTTTGGCATATCAAGGTTGATTGCGGGAGACAAAGAACACACCGGAAGAATCATCGGTGACATGAGCTATATGGATCCAGTATATCTGCAGTCAGGCCTGCTAACTGAAAAGAGTGATGTCTATAGCTTCGGAGTGGTGTTGTTGGAACTTATTAGTAGGAAGAAGGCCACACATTCTGACAATAAGAACTTAGTAAAGAGCTTCCTTGAAGCTCGCAACAACAAGAGCAGAATAACCGAGTTGTTTGACAATGAAATTGCGGCAGCAGAGGACTTGGAGCTTCTTCAAAATCTGGCAGGGATGGCAGTGGAGTGTCTCAACCTTGACGTGGATCAAAGACCAGCGATGGCAGATATAGCACACCGCCTTCTAATACTGAACAAGTCTCGTAGGTCGTAA
- the LOC119312283 gene encoding wall-associated receptor kinase 1-like isoform X2 has protein sequence MPSQSRLLPLPVQLLLILAGAAAMAGAELDEQLPITRPGCPDKCGNLSIPFPFGLMPGCFREGFQVACDHSVDPPRAFLADTDTNRIMVTDRDASAASDAAAYLGFNTSYFPVELVDMSADRSQARAYGPITSGCSTNSTQYRFQTQAMTLGNGITEGPFAVSRTLNVVGGVGWRVDVVMDGPTTPVCRTGTERELAVRNGSCAGQGCCEAALPREPEYGSVAPGLLVADENARWRSSPCSYAMVVEKSRYVFSTPDLYGDTLLMETLPVVLDFAIVGNASCPAKGQRPPPDYACASRNSYCVNATVGLSGYALSYVCKCSEHYAGNPYIADGCRGIIGGISVIVVMSFLVLLRKERRKTREFYEKNGGPTLERAKNIKIFKKEELVPILKESNLIGRGGFDVVYKGTLGKEQVAVKQPISGSLLENDQFANEVIIQSQVIHKNIVRLIGCCLEVGTPLLVYEFLSGGSLDDILHSKDKKPLNLDIRLSIAVESADGLAYMHSKTNTKIIHGDVKPANILLDDKFVPKISDFGISRLIAGDKEHTGRIIGDMSYMDPVYLQSGLLTEKSDVYSFGVVLLELISRKKATHSDNKNLVKSFLEARNNKSRITELFDNEIAAAEDLELLQNLAGMAVECLNLDVDQRPAMADIAHRLLILNKSRRS, from the exons ATGCCCTCGCAATCCAGGCTGCTGCCACTGCCAGTCCAGCTTCTACTCATTCTTGCAGGCGCAGCAGCCATGGCCGGGGCTGAACTAGATGAGCAGCTGCCGATCACACGTCCGGGCTGCCCTGACAAGTGCGGCAACCTGAGCATCCCGTTCCCCTTTGGCCTGATGCCCGGCTGCTTCCGCGAGGGCTTCCAGGTCGCCTGCGACCACTCCGTCGACCCCCCTCGAGCGTTCCTCGCCGACACAGACACCAACCGCATCATGGTCACCGACCGCGACGCCTCGGCGGCCTCCGACGCCGCCGCCTATCTGGGGTTCAACACCTCGTATTTTCCGGTGGAGCTGGTGGACATGTCAGCCGATAGGAGCCAGGCGCGGGCGTACGGCCCCATCACGTCCGGCTGCAGCACCAACAGCACCCAGTACAGGTTCCAAACCCAGGCCATGACGCTCGGCAACGGCATCACGGAGGGGCCGTTCGCCGTGTCGCGGACGCTCAACGTCGTCGGCGGAGTGGGCTGGAGGGTCGACGTCGTCATGGACGGCCCGACCACGCCCGTCTGCCGCACTGGCACGGAGCGAGAGCTCGCGGTGAGGAACGGGTCGTGCGCGGGGCAGGGCTGCTGCGAGGCCGCCCTGCCCCGCGAGCCGGAGTACGGCAGCGTCGCGCCGGGGCTCCTGGTCGCGGACGAAAACGCCCGGTGGAGGTCCAGCCCGTGCTCCTACGCCATGGTGGTCGAGAAGTCGCGCTACGTCTTCTCCACGCCGGACTTGTACGGCGACACGCTGCTGATGGAGACGCTCCCCGTGGTGCTCGACTTCGCCATCGTCGGGAACGCCTCGTGCCCGGCGAAAGGCCAGCGGCCACCTCCGGACTACGCGTGCGCCAGCCGCAACAGCTACTGTGTCAACGCCACAGTTGGCCTCTCGGGGTATGCACTCAGCTACGTGTGCAAATGCTCGGAGCACTACGCGGGCAACCCGTACATCGCCGATGGATGCCGAG GTATCATTGGTGGTATTTCTGTCATAGTAGTTATGTCATTTCTAGTTCTTCTCCGCAAAGAGAGAAGGAAGACCAGGGAGTTCTATGAAAAGAATGGTGGACCTACACTAGAAAGAGCAAAAaatattaaaattttcaaaaaggaGGAGCTCGTGCCAATTTTAAAGGAAAGCAATCTTATTGGACGAGGTGGCTTCGATGTAGTTTACAAGGGCACTCTTGGTAAAGAACAAGTTGCAGTGAAGCAACCGATTAGTGGTAGTCTGCTGGAAAATGACCAATTTGCAAATGAAGTCATCATCCAATCTCAAGTCATCCACAAGAATATTGTTAGGCTCATAGGTTGTTGCCTCGAGGTTGGTACCCCATTGCTAGTATACGAATTTCTCTCTGGTGGTAGCTTGGATGACATTCTTCACAGCAAAGACAAGAAGCCTCTAAACTTGGATATACGTTTAAGTATTGCTGTAGAATCAGCAGATGGTCTTGCTTACATGCATTCAAAAACAAACACCAAAATCATACACGGTGATGTTAAACCAGCAAATATACTTTTGGATGATAAGTTTGTCCCCAAGATCTCGGACTTTGGCATATCAAGGTTGATTGCGGGAGACAAAGAACACACCGGAAGAATCATCGGTGACATGAGCTATATGGATCCAGTATATCTGCAGTCAGGCCTGCTAACTGAAAAGAGTGATGTCTATAGCTTCGGAGTGGTGTTGTTGGAACTTATTAGTAGGAAGAAGGCCACACATTCTGACAATAAGAACTTAGTAAAGAGCTTCCTTGAAGCTCGCAACAACAAGAGCAGAATAACCGAGTTGTTTGACAATGAAATTGCGGCAGCAGAGGACTTGGAGCTTCTTCAAAATCTGGCAGGGATGGCAGTGGAGTGTCTCAACCTTGACGTGGATCAAAGACCAGCGATGGCAGATATAGCACACCGCCTTCTAATACTGAACAAGTCTCGTAGGTCGTAA